The following are from one region of the Streptomyces fradiae genome:
- a CDS encoding MaoC family dehydratase, giving the protein MSITVDGIAELKGLAGSELGTSDWIDVTQTRINGFADATGDHQWIHVDVERAKEGPFGAPIAHGYLTLALFIPLFTELLDVRGVTTKVNYGLDKVRFPAPVPAGSRLRLSARLAEVTDVPGGGVQIAVDGTIEIENAPKPACVLRSLSRFYA; this is encoded by the coding sequence ATGAGCATCACCGTCGACGGCATCGCCGAGCTGAAGGGCCTGGCCGGCTCCGAACTGGGCACCAGCGACTGGATCGACGTCACCCAGACCCGGATCAACGGCTTCGCGGACGCGACCGGCGACCACCAGTGGATCCACGTGGACGTGGAGCGGGCGAAGGAGGGGCCGTTCGGCGCGCCCATCGCGCACGGCTATCTGACGCTCGCCCTGTTCATCCCGCTGTTCACCGAGCTCCTCGACGTCCGCGGGGTGACGACGAAGGTCAACTACGGCCTGGACAAGGTCCGTTTCCCGGCCCCGGTCCCGGCGGGCTCCCGGCTCCGGCTCTCCGCCCGCCTCGCCGAGGTCACGGACGTGCCGGGCGGCGGTGTGCAGATCGCGGTCGACGGCACGATCGAGATCGAGAACGCGCCGAAGCCGGCCTGCGTGCTGCGCAGCCTCTCCCGCTTCTACGCCTGA
- a CDS encoding long-chain fatty acid--CoA ligase, with translation MRNEGLGSWPARRARKTPHRTALIHQADAFTYAELHERTTRLAHALRAAGVRRGDRVAYLGRNHPAFLETLFAAGLLGAVFVPLNTRLTAPEIAYQLTDSGSRALLHSPELAAVAAVAAESGGARTVVEVGGAAYEELLAGAATAPIDEPVSPDDLCIIMYTSGTTGRPKGAMLTHGNIVWNAVNVLVDHDLVADETALVSAPLFHTGALNMLTLPVLLKGGACVLVESFDPGGTLDLIERHGVTFMFGVPTMFDQVARHPRWATADLSSLRLLNCGGAPVPTPLIATYQERGLTFLQGYGMTEASPGALFLDAEHAVAKAGSAGVPHFFTDVRVVRPDLAQAEVGETGEVLVRGPHVMSGYWGLPAESEAAFVDGWFRTGDAARVDADGYVTIVDRFKDMIISGGENVYPAEVEDALLAHPDVAECAVIGVPDARWGETARAIVVARAGSTPDPASILASLDGRLARYKIPKSLVLAEALPRTATGKLLKHELRSRYGTGQ, from the coding sequence ATGCGCAACGAGGGACTGGGGTCATGGCCCGCCCGCCGGGCCCGCAAGACCCCGCACCGCACCGCCCTGATCCACCAGGCGGACGCCTTCACCTACGCCGAACTGCACGAGCGCACCACCCGCCTGGCCCACGCGCTGCGCGCCGCGGGCGTCCGGCGCGGCGACCGCGTCGCGTACCTCGGCCGGAACCATCCGGCGTTCCTGGAGACGCTGTTCGCCGCCGGACTGCTCGGCGCGGTGTTCGTGCCGCTCAACACCCGGCTCACGGCGCCCGAGATCGCCTACCAGCTCACCGACTCGGGCAGTCGCGCGCTGCTCCACTCCCCCGAACTCGCCGCCGTCGCCGCCGTGGCAGCGGAGTCGGGCGGGGCGCGGACCGTCGTCGAGGTGGGCGGGGCGGCGTACGAGGAGCTGCTCGCCGGCGCCGCCACCGCGCCGATCGACGAGCCGGTCTCGCCCGACGACCTCTGCATCATCATGTACACCTCGGGGACGACGGGCCGCCCCAAGGGCGCCATGCTCACCCACGGCAACATCGTCTGGAACGCCGTCAACGTGCTCGTCGACCACGACCTGGTCGCGGACGAGACCGCGCTGGTGTCCGCCCCGCTGTTCCACACCGGCGCGCTGAACATGCTGACCCTGCCGGTGCTGCTCAAGGGCGGCGCGTGCGTGCTCGTCGAGTCCTTCGACCCCGGCGGCACGCTCGACCTGATCGAACGGCACGGCGTCACCTTCATGTTCGGGGTGCCGACGATGTTCGACCAGGTGGCCCGGCACCCGCGCTGGGCGACGGCCGACCTGTCGAGCCTGCGCCTGCTCAACTGCGGCGGCGCGCCCGTACCGACCCCGCTGATCGCCACGTACCAGGAACGCGGTCTGACCTTCCTCCAGGGGTACGGGATGACGGAGGCGTCGCCCGGGGCGCTGTTCCTGGACGCGGAGCACGCGGTCGCGAAGGCCGGCTCGGCCGGGGTGCCGCACTTCTTCACCGACGTACGGGTGGTGCGGCCCGATCTGGCGCAGGCGGAGGTCGGCGAGACCGGCGAGGTGCTGGTCCGCGGCCCGCATGTGATGAGCGGCTACTGGGGGCTGCCGGCGGAGAGCGAAGCGGCCTTCGTGGACGGCTGGTTCCGCACCGGCGACGCGGCCCGGGTCGACGCGGACGGCTATGTCACCATCGTCGACCGCTTCAAGGACATGATCATCTCGGGCGGCGAGAACGTCTATCCGGCCGAGGTCGAGGACGCGCTGCTCGCGCACCCCGATGTCGCCGAGTGCGCGGTGATCGGCGTGCCGGACGCGAGGTGGGGCGAGACGGCCCGCGCGATCGTCGTCGCGCGGGCGGGGAGCACGCCCGATCCCGCCTCGATCCTGGCGTCCCTGGACGGGCGGCTGGCCCGCTACAAGATCCCGAAATCCCTGGTCCTGGCCGAGGCGCTGCCGCGCACGGCCACCGGAAAGCTCCTCAAGCACGAACTCCGCTCCCGCTACGGGACGGGCCAATAG
- a CDS encoding amidohydrolase family protein, which produces MAVDELVAIDVHTHCEVSASGRSSLSDELHSASGAYFKVAGDRKPTLEEMAAYYRERRMAAVVFTVDAEHATGTEPIPNAEIAETAAAHPDVLIPFASIDPFRGRAGVRAARRLVEEYGVRGFKFHPSIQGFFPDDRLAYGLYEVIEETGTVALFHSGQTGIGAGVPGGGGIRLKYSDPMRVDDVAADFPHMKIVLAHPSFPWQDEALAVATHKPGVHIDLSGWSPKYFPPQLVRYANTLLKDKVLFGSDYPVLSPDRWLADFAELPIKDEVRPAILKHNAARLLGLTESPA; this is translated from the coding sequence ATGGCCGTGGACGAGCTGGTCGCCATCGACGTCCACACCCACTGCGAGGTGTCCGCGAGCGGCCGTTCCTCGCTCTCCGACGAGCTGCACTCCGCCTCCGGCGCGTACTTCAAGGTCGCGGGCGACCGGAAGCCGACGCTTGAGGAGATGGCCGCGTACTACCGGGAGCGGCGGATGGCCGCCGTGGTCTTCACGGTGGACGCCGAGCACGCCACCGGCACCGAGCCGATCCCCAACGCGGAGATCGCCGAGACCGCCGCCGCGCATCCCGACGTGCTCATCCCCTTCGCCTCGATCGACCCCTTCCGGGGCCGGGCCGGGGTGCGGGCGGCCCGCCGCCTCGTCGAGGAGTACGGGGTCAGGGGCTTCAAGTTCCACCCCAGCATCCAGGGCTTCTTCCCCGACGACCGGCTCGCCTACGGCCTGTACGAGGTCATCGAGGAGACCGGCACCGTCGCGCTCTTCCACAGCGGGCAGACCGGAATCGGCGCCGGCGTGCCCGGCGGGGGCGGCATCCGCCTGAAGTACTCCGACCCGATGCGGGTGGACGACGTCGCCGCCGACTTCCCGCACATGAAGATCGTCCTCGCGCATCCGTCCTTCCCCTGGCAGGACGAGGCGCTGGCCGTGGCCACCCACAAGCCGGGGGTGCACATCGACCTGTCGGGCTGGTCGCCGAAGTACTTCCCGCCGCAGCTGGTGCGCTACGCCAACACCCTGCTCAAGGACAAGGTCCTCTTCGGCTCCGACTACCCGGTGCTGAGCCCGGACCGCTGGCTGGCCGACTTCGCCGAGCTGCCGATCAAGGACGAGGTCCGCCCCGCGATCCTCAAGCACAACGCCGCCCGGCTGCTCGGCCTCACCGAATCCCCCGCCTGA
- a CDS encoding SDR family NAD(P)-dependent oxidoreductase, which produces MPLAPTPGPAPTVDLTGKVAIVTGSGRGLGLAYATALAAAGAAVVVNDLDAEVAEKAAAGIVAAGGRAVAEAVAVGTAEAADRLVERAVSAFGRLDVLVTNAGILRDRVLWKMTDEDFDAVVDTHLRGTFTCARAAAVRMREQGDGGRLILVGSPAGQRGNFGQTNYAAAKAGVAAMARTWSMELAKAGITVNTVVPVAATAMTETIPAFAPYVAAMRDGAPLPDFLRKGEGFGTVEDCAALVPFLASDAAADVTGQCVGIGGDRLALWSHPEEIATAYADGGWTPETLAAAWHTSVGRVPQTVGIPAPRLPEA; this is translated from the coding sequence ATGCCACTCGCACCCACACCCGGCCCCGCTCCCACCGTCGATCTCACCGGCAAGGTCGCGATCGTCACCGGCTCCGGCCGGGGTCTCGGCCTCGCCTACGCCACCGCGCTGGCCGCCGCCGGAGCCGCCGTGGTCGTCAACGACCTGGACGCCGAGGTCGCCGAGAAGGCCGCGGCCGGCATCGTCGCGGCGGGCGGCCGGGCCGTCGCCGAAGCCGTCGCCGTCGGCACCGCCGAGGCGGCGGACCGGCTGGTCGAGCGGGCCGTGAGCGCCTTCGGGCGGCTCGACGTCCTGGTCACCAACGCGGGCATCCTGCGCGACCGCGTGCTGTGGAAGATGACCGACGAGGACTTCGACGCCGTCGTCGACACCCACCTCCGGGGCACCTTCACCTGCGCCCGCGCCGCCGCCGTACGGATGCGCGAGCAAGGCGATGGCGGCCGGCTGATCCTGGTCGGCTCCCCCGCCGGGCAGCGCGGCAACTTCGGCCAGACCAACTACGCCGCCGCCAAGGCCGGTGTCGCCGCCATGGCCCGTACCTGGTCGATGGAGCTGGCGAAGGCCGGGATCACCGTCAACACGGTGGTGCCGGTGGCCGCGACCGCCATGACCGAGACGATCCCGGCCTTCGCCCCGTACGTGGCGGCGATGCGGGACGGCGCGCCGCTCCCGGACTTCCTGCGCAAGGGCGAGGGCTTCGGCACGGTCGAGGACTGCGCGGCGCTCGTGCCCTTCCTCGCCTCCGACGCCGCCGCCGACGTCACCGGCCAGTGCGTGGGCATCGGCGGCGACCGGCTCGCCCTGTGGTCGCACCCCGAGGAGATCGCCACCGCCTACGCGGACGGCGGCTGGACTCCGGAGACCCTCGCCGCCGCCTGGCACACCTCGGTCGGCCGCGTCCCGCAGACGGTCGGCATCCCCGCGCCGCGCCTCCCGGAGGCGTGA
- a CDS encoding MarR family winged helix-turn-helix transcriptional regulator codes for MNDRDARDTRGAGDTEDRADDPWMLGLHSDTGYLLYRLGQRSGQLFNAALQESGLRLRHYAVLRYLATVEGALQRELSTRLGYDPSAIVGLVDDLERLALVERRPAPGDRRSRIVVLTAAGRGYLKDTDRSSRRVTDGLLAPLSEEERAVLHALLRRVAEPAVEPATD; via the coding sequence ATGAACGACAGAGACGCCAGAGACACCAGAGGCGCCGGAGACACCGAGGACCGCGCGGACGACCCCTGGATGCTCGGCCTGCACTCCGACACCGGATATCTGCTCTACCGGCTCGGCCAGCGCTCCGGTCAGCTCTTCAACGCCGCCCTCCAGGAATCCGGACTGCGGCTGCGCCACTACGCGGTGCTCCGCTACCTCGCCACCGTCGAGGGCGCCCTCCAGCGCGAGTTGAGCACCCGCCTCGGCTACGACCCCAGCGCCATCGTCGGTCTCGTGGACGACCTCGAACGCCTCGCCCTGGTGGAACGCCGCCCGGCCCCCGGCGACCGGCGCAGCCGCATCGTCGTCCTCACCGCCGCCGGCCGCGGCTACCTCAAGGACACCGACCGCAGCAGCCGCCGCGTCACCGACGGCCTGCTCGCCCCGCTGTCCGAGGAGGAACGCGCCGTGCTGCACGCCCTGTTGCGCCGGGTCGCCGAGCCGGCGGTCGAGCCCGCCACCGACTGA
- a CDS encoding LysE family translocator: MVYEFLAAAGVLALLTMVPGPDMAVVTRRAVAAGWRDGLLTVAGITTGLLVWGVLSVAGLAAVLAASATAYTVVKLAGAAYLVVLGVQALRAARRGGHADAAPASLPAPSGNPWRTGLVSNVLNPKIAVFYTGLLPTLAPHGLSPHTGMALLVLVHAALTVLWLGGYVLLLAKARAFFARASVRRGMERITGVVLIGFGVKVATAQA, from the coding sequence ATGGTGTACGAATTCCTCGCCGCGGCGGGTGTGCTCGCCCTCCTCACGATGGTGCCCGGACCCGACATGGCGGTCGTGACCCGGCGTGCGGTCGCCGCGGGCTGGCGCGACGGACTGCTGACCGTCGCCGGGATCACCACCGGTCTCCTCGTCTGGGGTGTGCTCTCGGTCGCCGGGCTCGCCGCCGTCCTGGCCGCGTCCGCCACCGCGTACACCGTCGTGAAACTGGCCGGCGCCGCCTATCTGGTCGTCCTCGGCGTCCAGGCCCTGCGCGCCGCCCGCCGCGGCGGGCACGCGGACGCGGCCCCCGCGTCCCTGCCGGCGCCGTCCGGGAACCCGTGGCGCACCGGCCTGGTGAGCAATGTGCTCAACCCGAAGATCGCCGTCTTCTACACGGGTCTGCTGCCCACCCTCGCGCCGCACGGACTGTCCCCGCACACCGGAATGGCGCTCCTGGTGCTCGTCCACGCGGCCCTTACCGTGCTCTGGCTGGGCGGCTATGTGCTGCTGCTCGCGAAGGCCCGGGCGTTCTTCGCCCGGGCCTCCGTGCGCCGTGGCATGGAGCGGATCACCGGTGTCGTCCTGATCGGCTTCGGAGTCAAGGTCGCCACGGCTCAGGCTTGA
- a CDS encoding discoidin domain-containing protein: MRRLPRLLAAALSAALLGLAVTPAASASGSAAAPAPDNVVAAAAGDQPYASYWYPNSILNWDPATDPDARFNRSRVPLTPRVSDPALKANANARAGEGKVVSLVSFAPTSNNPSQGSLDPRYYAFGHWQYVDKLVFWGGSAGEGLILAPNPTVIDAAHRNGVKVYGTVFFPPTAYGGQIQWVRDFVQKSGSRYPVADKLAQAAQYYGFDGWFINQETAGGDSTLATEMRNTLRYARSLGPVEFMWYDAMTESGAVSWQDALTSANDAFLQEGSQRTSDSMFLDFGWGASALDSSRTLARSLGRSEYELFAGVDTEANGYNSSAPWSAVFPDGRPHTTSLGLYRPEWTHNSSTDRADSYAREARYWDGANGDPSNTSTTSSWKGLAHYIAESSPVTAKPFVTSFDAGQGDFYHSGGARVSAAGWNNLSLQDVPPTYRWLVQSTGTKLKASYDFTDAYEGGSALRLTGPLDAVNTVRLYQTRLPVAADTRLSVVLKTPAAGPTRLKAAVSFTDSPTTFTTLDLGSTTTAGWERRTLDLSPYAGRTIAQLGLQTTGTAASYDVKVGQLGVYDGQVDATAAPGAPTVLGSTDTGTGSKSLRLAWTAPAGGQVHHYEVYRRDAGGGRTFLGATPNDSYFVPRLDRAGTETATTLDVEAVSTEWGRSPAASATVGWSAATEANVAVNRPATGSGQCNSSETPAKAVNGSVSGGTTDKWCTLTTDKWLEVDLGSPRELNRFVVKHAAAGGESATWNTRDFRIEVRDSASAAWTTAVTVTGNTAATTTHPVTVTARYVRLVVTRPTQTTDPAARIYEFEAWGS; the protein is encoded by the coding sequence ATGAGACGACTTCCCCGCCTGCTGGCCGCCGCCCTGTCGGCGGCCCTTCTCGGCCTCGCCGTCACACCCGCCGCCTCGGCGTCGGGGTCCGCGGCGGCACCGGCGCCCGACAACGTTGTCGCCGCTGCCGCCGGCGACCAGCCCTACGCCTCCTACTGGTACCCGAATTCGATCCTGAACTGGGACCCGGCCACCGACCCCGACGCCCGCTTCAACCGCTCGCGCGTGCCGCTCACGCCACGGGTCTCCGACCCCGCCCTGAAGGCGAACGCCAACGCCCGGGCGGGTGAGGGCAAGGTCGTGTCCCTGGTGTCCTTCGCCCCGACCTCGAACAATCCCTCCCAGGGCTCGCTCGATCCGCGCTACTACGCCTTCGGGCACTGGCAGTACGTCGACAAGCTGGTCTTCTGGGGCGGTTCGGCGGGCGAGGGGCTGATCCTCGCGCCGAACCCCACCGTGATCGACGCCGCCCACCGCAACGGCGTGAAGGTCTACGGCACGGTCTTCTTCCCGCCCACCGCCTACGGCGGGCAGATCCAGTGGGTGCGGGACTTCGTTCAGAAGTCCGGCAGCCGCTACCCGGTCGCCGACAAACTCGCCCAGGCCGCCCAGTACTACGGCTTCGACGGCTGGTTCATCAACCAGGAGACGGCCGGCGGCGACAGCACCCTCGCCACCGAGATGCGCAACACCCTGCGCTACGCGCGCTCGCTCGGCCCGGTCGAGTTCATGTGGTACGACGCGATGACCGAGTCCGGCGCGGTCAGCTGGCAAGACGCGCTCACCAGCGCCAACGACGCCTTCCTGCAGGAGGGTTCGCAGCGCACCAGCGACTCGATGTTCCTCGACTTCGGCTGGGGCGCTTCCGCCCTCGACTCCTCCCGCACCCTCGCCCGTTCCCTCGGGCGCAGTGAGTACGAGCTGTTCGCGGGCGTCGACACCGAGGCCAACGGCTACAACTCGAGCGCGCCGTGGAGCGCCGTCTTCCCGGACGGCAGGCCGCACACCACCTCGCTCGGCCTCTACCGCCCCGAGTGGACCCACAACTCCTCGACGGACCGGGCCGATTCGTACGCGCGCGAGGCCCGCTACTGGGACGGCGCCAACGGCGACCCGTCCAACACCAGCACGACATCGAGCTGGAAGGGCCTGGCGCACTACATCGCCGAGTCGTCGCCGGTCACCGCCAAGCCCTTCGTGACCTCCTTCGACGCCGGCCAGGGCGACTTCTACCACTCCGGCGGCGCCCGGGTCTCGGCCGCCGGCTGGAACAACCTCTCCCTCCAGGACGTGCCGCCCACCTACCGCTGGCTGGTGCAGTCCACGGGGACGAAGCTCAAGGCCTCCTACGACTTCACCGACGCCTACGAGGGCGGCTCCGCGCTGCGCCTGACCGGCCCGCTGGACGCCGTGAACACCGTACGGCTCTACCAGACCCGCCTCCCGGTCGCCGCCGACACCAGGCTGTCGGTGGTCCTGAAGACCCCGGCGGCCGGACCGACGCGCCTGAAGGCCGCCGTCTCCTTCACCGACTCCCCCACCACCTTCACCACCCTCGACCTCGGCTCCACCACGACGGCCGGCTGGGAGCGCAGGACGCTCGACCTCTCCCCGTACGCCGGACGCACCATCGCCCAGCTCGGCCTCCAGACGACCGGGACGGCCGCCTCGTACGACGTCAAGGTCGGCCAACTCGGCGTGTACGACGGGCAGGTGGACGCGACGGCGGCGCCCGGCGCGCCGACCGTGCTCGGCAGCACCGACACCGGCACGGGCAGCAAGTCGCTGCGGCTCGCGTGGACCGCGCCGGCCGGCGGGCAGGTGCACCACTACGAGGTGTACCGGCGCGACGCGGGCGGCGGCCGCACCTTCCTCGGGGCCACGCCGAACGACAGCTACTTCGTGCCGAGGCTCGACCGGGCCGGTACGGAGACCGCGACGACGCTCGACGTCGAGGCGGTGTCGACGGAGTGGGGCCGCTCCCCCGCCGCGAGCGCCACGGTCGGCTGGTCGGCGGCGACCGAGGCGAACGTCGCAGTGAATCGTCCGGCGACCGGCTCCGGCCAGTGCAACTCCTCGGAGACCCCGGCGAAGGCCGTCAACGGCAGCGTGTCCGGCGGCACCACCGACAAGTGGTGCACCCTGACGACCGACAAGTGGCTTGAGGTGGACCTCGGTTCACCGCGCGAGCTGAACCGCTTCGTGGTGAAGCACGCGGCGGCGGGCGGCGAGAGCGCCACCTGGAACACCCGGGACTTCCGGATCGAGGTCCGCGACAGCGCCTCCGCCGCCTGGACCACGGCGGTGACGGTCACCGGCAACACGGCGGCGACCACGACCCATCCGGTGACCGTGACCGCCCGCTATGTGCGTCTGGTGGTCACCCGGCCGACGCAGACGACGGATCCGGCGGCCCGGATCTACGAGTTCGAGGCCTGGGGCTCGTAA
- a CDS encoding LacI family DNA-binding transcriptional regulator, with amino-acid sequence MARPTIADIAREAGVSKGAVSFALNGRPGVSEATRDRILRVAERMNWRPHSAARALGGARAGAVGLVLARPARTIGLEPFFGQLLSGLQAALSIRGTALQLLVVEDTAAEIEVYRRWTSEHRVDGFVLVDLQVRDPRIPVLEELGVPTVVLGGPGRHGGLPAVWADDREAMTSIVEYLAALGHRRIAHLAGLPAFQHTRRRIRAVRDAARRLGLADAVSVPTDFSDAEGAAATRALLARPAGQRPTAIVYDSDVMAVAGLGVAAEMGVRVPGELSLVSFDDSALARIVHPSLTALSRDTFALGEQVATALLAVVDDPAAGRDVRNPTPRLTVRESTAAPAAG; translated from the coding sequence TTGGCCAGACCGACCATCGCCGACATCGCCAGGGAGGCCGGTGTCTCCAAGGGCGCCGTCTCCTTCGCGCTCAACGGGCGCCCGGGCGTCAGCGAGGCCACCCGGGACCGCATCCTGCGGGTCGCCGAGCGGATGAACTGGCGCCCGCACAGCGCCGCCCGCGCGCTCGGCGGGGCGCGCGCCGGGGCGGTCGGCCTGGTGCTGGCCCGGCCCGCCCGCACCATCGGGCTCGAGCCGTTCTTCGGCCAGCTGCTCTCCGGTCTCCAGGCCGCGCTCTCCATCCGCGGCACCGCACTCCAGCTGCTCGTCGTCGAGGACACCGCCGCCGAGATCGAGGTCTACCGGCGCTGGACCTCCGAGCACCGGGTGGACGGCTTCGTGCTCGTCGACCTCCAGGTGCGCGACCCTCGCATCCCCGTCCTGGAGGAGCTCGGGGTGCCGACCGTGGTGCTCGGCGGGCCGGGCCGGCACGGCGGGCTGCCCGCCGTCTGGGCCGACGACCGCGAGGCGATGACCTCGATCGTCGAGTACCTGGCGGCGCTCGGCCACCGCCGGATCGCGCATCTCGCCGGGCTGCCCGCCTTCCAGCACACCCGGCGCCGGATCCGGGCGGTACGGGACGCGGCGCGCCGCCTCGGACTCGCCGACGCCGTCTCCGTACCGACGGACTTCAGCGACGCCGAGGGCGCCGCCGCCACCCGCGCGCTGCTCGCCCGGCCGGCCGGGCAGCGGCCGACGGCGATCGTGTACGACAGCGACGTGATGGCGGTCGCCGGGCTCGGGGTCGCCGCCGAGATGGGCGTACGGGTGCCGGGCGAACTGTCCCTGGTGTCCTTCGACGACTCCGCGCTCGCCCGGATCGTGCACCCCTCGCTGACCGCGCTGTCCCGCGACACCTTCGCGCTCGGCGAGCAGGTCGCGACCGCCCTGCTCGCCGTGGTCGACGACCCGGCGGCGGGCCGCGACGTCAGGAACCCGACACCGCGGCTCACGGTCCGCGAGAGCACGGCGGCACCGGCCGCCGGATGA
- a CDS encoding sugar ABC transporter substrate-binding protein: MRHIRRSPLARWTATATAAALAAVTLAGCGLGGTEDSGAPGPVGTGGEVKGKISLQTWALKPKFTAYMEKVIDGFEKKYPGTTVEWLDQPGEGYSEKVLSQSAGGTLPDVVNLPPDFALPLVRQNLLLDIGKADAASAKDYVKGGLDAYRFPGHDGTYGYPWYLNTDVNYWNGELFTKYGLDPKKPPASLDELVKAARTVKEKSGGQTYLMSRKPNLIDLANAGVPIMNAEGTRFTFNTPEAAAVLDTYRAAYQEGLLPKDVLTETYAGNTKLFASGTAAWTTAGANYITSLATDNPTLAPKVVSSPAMGTPPLYVQGVSIPKNTKNPAAALALARWVTNAENQAAFAHETSIFPSTTASAADPYFAKSDGSNAGDAKVTAFRSLAAAKVLEPVQANDAVKTLINQQIALAISGQAGSKEALDTAVARADQLIKD, encoded by the coding sequence GTGCGACACATCCGGAGAAGCCCCCTGGCCCGCTGGACCGCCACGGCCACCGCCGCCGCCCTCGCGGCCGTGACCCTCGCCGGCTGCGGCCTCGGCGGCACCGAGGATTCCGGGGCCCCCGGCCCGGTCGGCACCGGCGGCGAGGTCAAGGGCAAGATCTCCCTCCAGACCTGGGCCCTCAAGCCGAAGTTCACCGCCTACATGGAGAAGGTGATCGACGGCTTCGAGAAGAAGTACCCGGGCACCACGGTCGAGTGGCTCGACCAGCCCGGCGAGGGCTACTCGGAGAAGGTGCTCAGCCAGTCCGCCGGCGGCACCCTGCCCGACGTCGTCAACCTCCCCCCGGACTTCGCCCTCCCCCTCGTCAGGCAGAACCTGCTGCTCGACATCGGCAAGGCCGACGCCGCCTCCGCGAAGGACTACGTCAAGGGCGGCCTCGACGCCTACCGCTTCCCCGGCCACGACGGCACCTACGGCTACCCCTGGTACCTCAACACCGACGTCAACTACTGGAACGGCGAGTTGTTCACGAAGTACGGCCTCGACCCGAAGAAGCCGCCGGCCTCGCTCGACGAGCTCGTCAAGGCCGCCCGTACGGTCAAGGAGAAGTCCGGCGGCCAGACCTATCTGATGAGCCGCAAGCCCAACCTCATCGACCTCGCCAACGCCGGTGTGCCGATCATGAACGCCGAGGGCACCCGCTTCACCTTCAACACCCCCGAGGCCGCCGCGGTCCTCGACACCTACCGGGCCGCCTACCAGGAGGGCCTGCTGCCGAAGGACGTGCTCACCGAGACCTACGCGGGCAACACCAAGCTCTTCGCCTCCGGCACCGCCGCCTGGACCACCGCCGGCGCCAACTACATCACCAGCCTCGCCACCGACAACCCGACCCTCGCCCCCAAGGTCGTCTCCTCGCCGGCCATGGGCACCCCGCCGCTCTACGTGCAGGGCGTGTCCATCCCGAAGAACACCAAGAACCCGGCCGCCGCCCTCGCCCTCGCCCGCTGGGTGACCAACGCCGAGAACCAGGCCGCCTTCGCCCACGAGACCAGCATCTTCCCCTCCACCACCGCCTCGGCCGCCGACCCGTACTTCGCCAAGAGCGACGGCAGCAACGCCGGCGACGCCAAGGTCACCGCCTTCCGTTCCCTCGCCGCCGCCAAGGTCCTCGAACCCGTCCAGGCCAACGACGCCGTCAAGACCCTGATCAACCAGCAGATCGCGCTCGCCATCAGCGGCCAGGCCGGATCGAAGGAAGCCCTCGACACGGCGGTCGCCCGCGCCGACCAGCTCATCAAGGACTGA
- a CDS encoding carbohydrate ABC transporter permease gives MTHRRWFTPWLLAGPALLWLAVFNLWPAVNTVILSFTNAKPLGGGHFTGLANYRRALDDAQLTDALVNSVVYLLVCLPLLTLLPLLLALLVEKKLPGITFFRTAFYSPVVASAVVVGIIWGWVLDDRGLLNGMLHQLGLADRPVSFLTDRWLLLFSAIALTVWKGLGYYMVIYLSALGNVGRELHEAAAVDGASAVRRFWHVTLPGVRPAMLLVSVLISVSALRIFSELYVLSHGTGGPGGRDMSVVMLIQMYSRGFTGHIGYASALSILLFVLTVGPMLVLARLDRKGA, from the coding sequence ATGACCCACCGACGCTGGTTCACCCCCTGGCTGCTCGCCGGCCCCGCGCTGCTCTGGCTCGCCGTCTTCAACCTGTGGCCCGCCGTCAACACCGTGATCCTGTCCTTCACCAACGCCAAACCGCTCGGCGGAGGACACTTCACCGGCCTGGCGAACTACCGGCGGGCCCTGGACGACGCCCAGCTGACCGACGCCCTGGTGAACAGCGTCGTCTACCTCCTGGTGTGTCTGCCCCTGCTCACCCTCCTTCCGCTGCTGCTCGCCCTCCTCGTCGAGAAGAAGCTGCCCGGCATCACCTTCTTCCGCACCGCCTTCTACAGCCCCGTCGTCGCCTCCGCCGTCGTCGTCGGCATCATCTGGGGCTGGGTGCTCGACGACCGTGGCCTGCTCAACGGCATGCTCCACCAGCTGGGCCTGGCCGACCGGCCCGTCTCCTTCCTCACCGACCGCTGGCTGCTGCTGTTCAGCGCCATCGCGCTCACCGTGTGGAAGGGCCTCGGCTACTACATGGTCATCTATCTGTCCGCGCTCGGGAACGTCGGGCGCGAGCTCCACGAGGCCGCCGCCGTGGACGGGGCCTCCGCCGTCCGCCGCTTCTGGCACGTCACCCTGCCCGGCGTCCGCCCCGCGATGCTCCTCGTCTCCGTGCTCATCTCGGTCTCTGCCCTGCGGATCTTCTCCGAGCTGTACGTGCTCTCCCACGGCACCGGCGGACCCGGCGGGCGCGACATGTCCGTGGTCATGCTCATCCAGATGTACAGCCGGGGCTTCACCGGCCACATCGGCTACGCCTCCGCCCTCAGCATCCTGCTCTTCGTCCTCACCGTCGGGCCGATGCTCGTGCTCGCCCGGCTCGACCGGAAGGGGGCCTGA